Proteins encoded together in one Solanum lycopersicum chromosome 7, SLM_r2.1 window:
- the LOC138337386 gene encoding uncharacterized protein produces the protein MGPYEILQRVSKVAYELKLPSELASVHLVFHVCMLKYCIGDPESIRPIEGLGVKDNLSDEEAPVQILDRQVKKLRNKELAFVKVLWMNHLVEGETWEAKAEKKSC, from the coding sequence atgggtccctatgaaatcttgcaaagagttagtaaggttgcctatgaattgaaacttcctagtgaattggcttcggttcatttGGTTTTCCATGTTTGCATGCTTAAATATTGTattggtgatcccgagtctattcgTCCTATTGAAggtcttggtgtcaaggataacctctctgaTGAGGAAGCTccagttcaaattcttgataggcaagtcaagaagttgaggaataaagagctGGCTTttgtaaaagtgttatggatgaatcacctagttgagggtgaaACATGGGAAGCCAAGGCCGAGAAGAAGTCCTGTTAA